Proteins from a genomic interval of Nocardioides jishulii:
- a CDS encoding HpcH/HpaI aldolase/citrate lyase family protein: MRTAKDFFAPLAVGAPAPVREIPARPSRAIHFFDPGNPKMAAKVPDMVGTVDVLLGNLEDAVKAENKEISREGLVKIGRDVDFGPTQFWTRINSLDSPWVLDDLTTLVPAIGDKLDVIMVPKVQGAEDIHYVDRLLAQLEAKAGITKPILIHAILETARGVANVEEICGASPRMQGISLGPADLAADRRMKTTRVGGGHPGYLVRQDAPALAEGGYDFTGQRAIFQQDLWHYTMARMVDACAMHGIYAYYGPFGDIKDTVACEDQFRNAFLMGCVGAWSLHPVQIKIANKVFSPSVEDVKHARRVIAAMGDGTGAVMLDGKMEDDASVKQCKVMVDLAEELAANDPELKAKYDAIVVD; encoded by the coding sequence ATGCGCACTGCCAAGGACTTCTTCGCCCCCCTCGCCGTCGGCGCTCCGGCCCCGGTCCGCGAGATCCCCGCGCGCCCGAGCCGCGCGATCCACTTCTTCGACCCGGGCAACCCCAAGATGGCTGCCAAGGTCCCGGACATGGTCGGCACCGTCGACGTCCTCCTGGGCAACCTCGAGGACGCGGTCAAGGCCGAGAACAAGGAAATCTCCCGCGAAGGGCTCGTGAAGATCGGCCGTGACGTCGACTTCGGCCCCACCCAGTTCTGGACCCGCATCAACTCGCTCGACAGCCCGTGGGTGCTCGACGACCTCACCACCCTCGTACCGGCCATCGGTGACAAGCTCGACGTCATCATGGTGCCCAAGGTGCAGGGCGCCGAGGACATCCACTACGTCGACCGCCTGCTGGCGCAGCTCGAGGCCAAGGCCGGCATCACCAAGCCGATCCTGATCCACGCGATCCTGGAGACCGCTCGCGGCGTCGCCAACGTCGAGGAGATCTGCGGCGCCTCCCCGCGCATGCAGGGCATCTCGCTCGGCCCCGCCGACCTGGCTGCCGACCGCCGCATGAAGACCACCCGCGTCGGTGGCGGCCACCCCGGCTACCTGGTCCGCCAGGACGCCCCGGCGCTCGCCGAGGGCGGCTACGACTTCACCGGTCAGCGCGCGATCTTCCAGCAGGACCTCTGGCACTACACGATGGCTCGCATGGTCGACGCCTGCGCCATGCACGGCATCTACGCCTACTACGGTCCGTTCGGCGACATCAAGGACACCGTCGCCTGCGAGGACCAGTTCCGCAACGCCTTCCTCATGGGCTGCGTCGGTGCCTGGTCGCTGCACCCGGTGCAGATCAAGATCGCCAACAAGGTCTTCTCGCCCTCCGTCGAGGACGTGAAGCACGCCCGCCGTGTGATCGCCGCCATGGGTGACGGCACCGGCGCGGTCATGCTCGACGGCAAGATGGAGGACGACGCCTCGGTCAAGCAGTGCAAGGTCATGGTCGACCTCGCCGAGGAGCTCGCCGCGAACGACCCCGAGCTCAAGGCCAAGTACGACGCGATCGTCGTCGACTGA
- a CDS encoding cation-translocating P-type ATPase — MDQRSEIQRQDPLESPTREGGRTATSWHIRSRTDVLAELGARTDGLSAAEAEDRLHRHGPNELPAADATPAWKVAGSPVRQPADRHPARHARHHERPAALGRRGAIALILVLNAGIGFWQERRAESAVRALQQLTVLTCRVRRDGQDHTVPATELVPGDVVLLESGDRVPADLRLLEVNGLQVDESMLTGEVLPVTKQVHRLAPHTVTAERTNLAFSGTLVTAGRGLGVVVATGIDTELGQINELVQGPRGKTPLQVLAHQLERRIGAVVAASSALVFVVGLALGHGVSEMFRTAVALAVASVPESLPIVLTVAMSLGVARMARHHAIVRSLTAVETLGSTTVIGSDKTGTLTRNELTVEAVWTADRELDLRDEAEPGGPLTAPLRAALRTGALTNEASRASAEAVAQGAADYLGDAVDVAMLRAAERTGVVTDAERDDRWVAHAPYEPELGLSQTVRTEQGRRVLHVKGSPDRLAALCTTMATEAGPVPFDPDAVSAANHRFADDGMRVLATASRILDDAEPASRPLPPPSGLTFLGLEAMEDPPRPGAAQAVAACQEAGITVVMITGDHPATAASIGRHLGLGTGAAPVTGAEMAELTDSALVDRLRSSGVAARVSPQDKLRIVRALQDHDEVVAVTGDGVNDAPALRAASIGVAMGRSGTAVAREASDVVLTDDNFVTVVDAVEQGRVTFNAIRKGTFFLIASGLSALLAVAANLVTDQPLLFIPIQLLFINVVTNGVQDIALSFEPPEGDELRRPPRPRGEGLLSRTLWVRTVLSAVWMAVVILLTFRWGLTEGLAEDHARTLALTVLVTLNFWLVLSARAEYRSLFTMNPLGNRFLLVSAVGALLLLVACAEVSVTANLLGLVPLSPLEWVACLALGSTLLVVVELHKWLGRRRLGL; from the coding sequence GTGGACCAGCGTTCCGAGATCCAGCGCCAGGACCCCCTCGAGTCCCCCACCCGTGAGGGTGGGCGTACGGCCACGTCGTGGCACATCCGTTCACGCACCGACGTGCTCGCCGAGCTGGGGGCCCGCACGGACGGGCTCTCCGCCGCCGAGGCCGAGGACCGCCTGCACCGCCACGGCCCCAACGAGCTGCCCGCCGCCGACGCCACACCCGCGTGGAAGGTTGCTGGGTCGCCAGTTCGTCAGCCCGCTGATCGGCATCCTGCTCGTCACGCTCGTCATCACGAGCGTCCAGCGGCACTGGGCCGACGCGGCGCGATCGCCCTGATCCTCGTCCTCAACGCAGGGATCGGCTTCTGGCAGGAACGTCGCGCCGAGTCGGCGGTGCGGGCCCTCCAACAGCTGACCGTGCTGACCTGTCGGGTGCGCCGTGACGGGCAGGACCACACGGTGCCGGCCACGGAGCTGGTGCCGGGCGACGTGGTCCTGCTCGAGTCGGGTGACCGCGTCCCGGCCGACCTGCGGCTCCTGGAGGTCAACGGACTGCAGGTCGACGAGTCCATGCTCACCGGCGAGGTCCTCCCGGTCACCAAGCAGGTCCACCGGCTCGCGCCGCACACCGTGACGGCCGAGCGGACCAACCTGGCCTTCAGCGGCACCCTGGTGACCGCCGGCCGCGGCCTGGGCGTCGTGGTGGCCACTGGCATCGACACCGAGCTCGGTCAGATCAACGAGCTCGTCCAGGGCCCCCGCGGCAAGACCCCGCTGCAGGTGCTGGCCCACCAGCTGGAGCGGCGCATCGGGGCCGTGGTCGCGGCCTCCTCCGCCCTGGTCTTCGTGGTGGGGCTGGCCCTCGGCCACGGGGTCTCGGAGATGTTCCGTACGGCGGTGGCGCTGGCCGTGGCCTCGGTACCGGAGTCGCTCCCCATCGTCCTGACCGTCGCGATGAGCCTGGGCGTGGCCCGGATGGCGCGCCACCACGCGATCGTCCGGTCCCTCACCGCCGTGGAGACGCTCGGCTCCACGACCGTCATCGGCTCGGACAAGACCGGCACCCTGACCCGCAACGAGCTCACCGTCGAGGCCGTCTGGACGGCCGACCGTGAGCTCGACCTGCGCGACGAGGCGGAGCCGGGCGGGCCGCTCACCGCCCCGTTGCGGGCAGCCCTGCGGACGGGAGCCCTCACCAACGAGGCCTCGCGCGCCTCCGCGGAGGCCGTGGCCCAGGGGGCCGCCGACTACCTGGGTGACGCGGTGGACGTCGCGATGCTGCGGGCGGCCGAGCGGACCGGCGTGGTCACCGACGCCGAGCGCGACGACCGGTGGGTGGCGCACGCGCCGTACGAACCGGAGCTGGGCCTCTCCCAGACCGTACGCACGGAGCAGGGTCGCCGCGTCCTGCACGTCAAGGGCTCCCCCGACCGACTCGCCGCGCTCTGCACGACGATGGCGACCGAGGCGGGGCCGGTGCCCTTCGACCCCGACGCCGTCTCCGCCGCCAACCACCGGTTCGCCGACGACGGCATGCGGGTGCTCGCGACCGCCTCCCGCATCCTCGACGACGCAGAACCCGCGAGCCGTCCCCTGCCGCCGCCGTCCGGCCTCACCTTCCTCGGCCTGGAGGCCATGGAGGACCCGCCGCGTCCCGGCGCCGCCCAGGCCGTCGCGGCCTGCCAGGAGGCGGGCATCACCGTCGTGATGATCACCGGTGACCACCCCGCGACGGCAGCGTCGATCGGACGACACCTGGGCCTGGGGACGGGCGCCGCCCCCGTCACCGGCGCCGAGATGGCCGAGCTCACCGACAGCGCCCTGGTGGACCGGTTGCGGTCCAGCGGCGTGGCGGCACGGGTCAGCCCCCAGGACAAGCTGCGCATCGTCCGGGCCCTGCAGGACCACGACGAGGTCGTGGCCGTCACCGGCGACGGCGTCAACGACGCCCCGGCCCTGCGAGCCGCCTCCATCGGGGTCGCGATGGGGCGCTCGGGCACGGCGGTCGCCCGCGAGGCCTCCGACGTCGTCCTGACCGACGACAACTTCGTCACCGTCGTCGACGCGGTGGAGCAGGGTCGGGTCACCTTCAACGCGATCCGCAAGGGCACGTTCTTCCTGATCGCCTCGGGGCTCTCGGCCCTGCTGGCGGTGGCAGCCAACCTGGTCACCGACCAGCCGCTGCTCTTCATCCCCATCCAGCTGCTCTTCATCAACGTCGTCACCAACGGCGTCCAGGACATCGCCCTCAGCTTCGAGCCCCCGGAGGGTGACGAGCTCCGGCGTCCGCCTCGTCCTCGGGGTGAAGGGCTGCTCTCGCGCACCCTGTGGGTGCGCACGGTCCTCTCTGCCGTCTGGATGGCCGTGGTCATCCTGCTCACCTTCCGCTGGGGCCTCACGGAGGGACTCGCGGAGGACCACGCCCGTACGCTCGCCCTGACCGTGCTGGTCACGCTGAACTTCTGGCTGGTGCTCTCGGCCCGCGCCGAGTACCGCTCACTGTTCACCATGAACCCGCTCGGCAACCGGTTCCTGCTCGTCAGCGCGGTGGGGGCACTGCTGCTCCTCGTGGCCTGCGCCGAGGTGTCGGTGACGGCCAACCTCCTGGGGCTGGTCCCGCTCTCCCCGCTCGAGTGGGTGGCCTGCCTGGCGCTGGGCTCCACGCTCCTGGTGGTGGTCGAGCTGCACAAGTGGCTCGGGCGGCGCCGCCTGGGGCTCTGA